GCGACAGTGATCGTAAGCGCAAGGTGCGCATTAAAGAGATGACTTTTGCCCAGCTGATGGAACAGCGGCAGGCGGAGTTGGACAAGGAAGCTGAGACCGGGGAGGGGATGACGGAGGAACGGTTGAAGGTGCAGATGCACATTCAGAAAAATTTTGCTTTGGCATTTTCAGTCTTTTCCTTGGCGGTTTTTGGAGTGCCGCTGGCGATTCAAGTGGGGCGTAAGGAAACGTATGCCAACCTTGGCATCGCGCTGGTGATCGCCATGAGCTATTACTTTCTGATCATTATGGTCAGTTGGTTAGAAGACTTACCCGCATTGCGTCCGGATCTATTGATCTGGTTGCCAAATATAATTTTTCAAAGCATTGGCTTTTGGATGATCCGTCGGGCGAGCCGCCACTAATTTAAGGATGAAAGTCCTCGAAATCCAGAATCCACCCTCGGTGGAAGCGCTCGTGGAGTGCTTCGGACGGCAGCCGCTGTCCTTTGTCTTGGATAGTGCGCAGTCCAATGATGGCTTGGGGGCCTGGAGTTTTTTTGGCGCGCATCCCTTTCAGACGGTTACTGGAGATCTGGACGATCTGCGCCAGGCGATGCAGGCCTATCCATTGGAATCGCATCCAGAGATTCCATTCACCGGGGGAGCGGTCGGTTACCTGAGTTACGACTATGGCCGGCGCTTAGAGCGTGTGCCCTGCCTCGCACAAGATGATCGCTCGATTCCTGATATGTCCTTTGCCCTCTACGATGGTGTGGCGGCACTCAATCACCAGAGCGGAGTGCTGTATTTGATCGGGCATGATGTTCACATGGCTGCGGACGCGGTGATCGAGCGCCTGCGGTCAATCGTAGGGGCGCGACTTGTCACGCCCGCATCAGAGTCAGCTTGCGTCACCTCCGAGTCGCTTCCGTTTTGCCAAACTGCGGCGGGCGTCACAAGTGAAGCCCCTACCACGGGCGCCTCGGCGGCCATGCCTGCCTGCCGCGGCGCTTGGCAATGGAACTTTTCAAAGGCCGATTTCTGCACTGCGGTGCAGCGTGTGCGTGACTATATTGCCAGTGGCGACGTGTATCAGGTGAATCTCTCCCAGCGCGCCCGTTGCACCTTCGAGGGTGACAGCATTGCACTGTATCAAGCGCTCCGTCGTGGCAATCCTGCTCCTTACGGGGCCTATCTGGACCTAGGCGACTGGCAGCTCATTTCCACTTCGCCGGAGCAGTTTTTGCAAAAGCGCGGTCGTGCCTTGGAGACGCGGCCGATTAAGGGCACTCGCCCGCGTGGTGCGAGCGCAGCAGAGGACTTGCAGCAAGCGGCCGCTCTGCGTGCTTCGGAAAAGGACCGCGCAGAGTTGTTGATGATCGTCGATCTCGAGCGTAATGACCTGGGGCGTATCGCGGAATTTGGCTCGGTGCAGGTCGAGGGATTGTATCAGTTGGAGCATTATGCGCGTGTCATTCACCAGACTGCGCGCGTCAAGGCCAGGCTCAGAGAGGGCAAGGATGTCTACGATGCCTTGGCGGCGCTTTTCCCCGGCGGCTCTATCACCGGCGCGCCCAAAGTGCGTGCGATGGAGATTATCGAAGCGCTCGAGCCCACTCGACGCGGCGCCTATTGTGGCTCCATCGGATACATCGGCTTCGATGGCGATGCCGAGTTTAATATCGCCATTCGCAGTTTGCACCTGAAAGCGGGGCAACTTGATTATCAAGTGGGCGGTGGGATTGTCTGGGACTCACAGCCAGAGGCCGAATACCAAGAAACCTTAGATAAAGCCCGCGCGATTCGCGAAGCGATTGATCAGTTATGTCAGACATCGTCATAATATCCCCCACTGAGTGCGTGATGCTCGCGCCGACGGATGCCGGTTTTGCGCACGGCTTCGGGCTCTTTGAAACCATGCGCTATGACGCGGGCCGCCTTTATTTTTGGCAGGATCACTGGGCCCGACTGACACGTTCTGCGCGGCACTTTACGCTCGATTTGCCCGCGGAAGCGGCAGTGCTGCGTGCTTTGCGTCAATTGGTCACGTCCGCGGCGATGCAATCTGGCATTTTGAAACTGTCCCTACTCAAGCATGCGGAGGGCAGCTGTCTCTATGTGTATGCCCGCCCACCGTTGCCGGCACCCGATCGCCGCTGCTTGTGGCTTGATACGGATTGTCCAATTGGCCGCCGTTCCTTGCTGGCTGGACATAAAACCCACAATTACATGGAGGCCATGTGCCTGCTGCAGCGCGCACGTGAGCAAGGTTTTTACGATGCCCTACGTCTCGATGACGCAGGCATGCTCGCGGAAACCACCACCGCTAACCTCTTTTTTGTCAGAGACGGTTGCCTATATACTCCTGCGCTCGATACCGGTATCCTGCCGGGGGTGACGCGTGCCGCGTTGTTGCGCGCCACTGAGTTAGGCATCGTCGAGGGACGATTCACTCCCGATGATTTGTTCGAGGCTGAGGCGGTCTTCGTGACTAATGCGACTCATGGCGTGCAAATCGTCGAGGGCATCGATGGTTTTAGTGGGGATCGCCGCCTTGATTTGACTGGCGCTTCGCAGGCTTGTCAGGCGATAGAGTCAGTGCTGGTACGGGCTCAGGCCGAACGGGCCTATCAACTCATTTGAAAAAACGCTTTACACTCGCCTGCTTTTCTGGCTCTTTCCAGCCTTTCCACTAATTTCAACAGCAATTTACACATGGGTAACCTCAAGAAAAAACGCCGTCTCAAGATGAACAACCACAAACGCCGCAAGCGTTTGAAGTCCAATCGCCACAAGAAGCGCACTTGGTAGTGTGTCACTGGTGTATTGGTAAGATCACTGGATAATCAATTTCTACAAACGACTCTCCCTCGCAGGAGAGTCGTTTTTTTATGTGCGGTGAACTCGCGCTACGCGAGGTCTCCGCGTTGCGTCAGCTCGCCGGCCAGGCGCGGCTAATCCGCCAGCAGACGCGACTAGCGTCGCATCGCTACCCGAGATGTGGTTTTCGTAGCGAACTCGCGCTAGCGAGGTCTCTGCAGTGCGTCAGCTCGCCAGCTAGGGGCGGCTAATTCGCCAGCAGACGCGACTGGCGTCGCGTCGCTACACAAACTGTGCCGAGCGCCTCACTACGCGAGTTATACACAGTGCATCGCTACAGATTGACAGCTCACCGACTCTTCAACTTTCTGGTGCGATGTCTTCGATTTTCGATCCCTATTTTGCCAAGAGCCCGACGCTGAAATTACTGCGTAGCCCGAGCGCTTGCTTTGTGTTGGGCTTCTTTTTTGTGAGTTTTAAGGAAAATGGTCTGACGCAAATTCCGGAAGAGGACTTGGAGGCGCTCTTGGATCGGCATTTGCAGGAGGCTCGCGCGGCAGAGCCCGATGCGATGCCGCGGGATGCGAAATACTATTTGACCCAGTGGTGCGAGGAGAGTCATCGACTCTTGCAGAAGCGTTTCGTGGAGGCGCAGAACAGCTATGTGTATCAACTCACGCAGTTTAGTGAGAAGGCGCTGGCCTGGGTGGAGGACTTGCGGCGCGGGGATCGACGTGGCTATACCACCTCGGATTCTCGTTTTACCCGTATTGTCTCGGAGTTGCGTCGCATTGAGCGCGAGACGAATGCTAACCCGGAGGCGCGACGCAAGGAGTTGTTGAAGCAGCGCGATGAGATCGATGCGGAACTGCAGCAAATCCGCGAGACGGGCAAGGTCGACACGCTGGATCCGGCAGCAGTCAAGGATGCGCTGCACGATTTGGAGACCGACATCGACGAATTTTTGAGCGACTTTCGCTCGATTGAGGAGACTTTCCGCGAGCAAGCGCGCGACATTCAGAATTTATATCTAGAGCAGCAACTCTCGAAGGGAGACCTGGTGGCCCATGTGTTGGACGCCGACGAGGCGCTGCGGAATCGAGATCAGGGCCGCAGTTACTTCGGCTTTCGTGAGTCGATTACCTCGGTCGAGAATCGCGAGGAACTGCTGGCACTGGCGAAACGCGCAGCCGAGCTGGCACAGACGCATGAGCTGGACGCGCACGTTTTCCAACAATTGCCCAAGCGTCTCTACGATGAAGTGTCGAGCGTCGCTGGAATTTACCGCCGCATCTCGGGGCAACTGCGTCGTGTGGTGGAGGAGCAGACTTCGCAACAGACGCGCTACTTAATGGAATTGCTGGCTGAGGTGCGCTCCTTGGCCAATGCCTGTGGCGATTTGCCTGCCGATGAGGCATTGCACCATTGGGAAGAGCCCGTTCGTTTTAACAATTTCATGGAAGTTGGCACTTGGGAAGCCCCGGAGTCGACGCGTTTCGAAGAGATCGATCCGGACGAGGCGAGGAGCGTGGCTTCCTTGAAGGATGCGTTGGGCCGTATTGGTAAACCGCTGAATTTGCCGAAGTATCGCAAACGCTTGACCGAGGTCTTAGAAGCGCAGCCACAGGTAAGCCTGCGCGAGTTGGTGGAGCGCTATCCGATCGAGTCGGGCATCGTGGATGTGGTCGCCTATGTCGCGGTTGCGGGCGAGGGCTCGCAGAATGTCTTTTACCCCGAAACCATGCAGATTGACTTAAAGCGCGAAGTGCAACCGCGCTATGCTGAACTTGAGAAAATCGTCTTTATAAAATGAATCCGTCCGTCATCACAATTCGTCACGTCATCGTTCAACTGGTGCGTGGACCACTCTATCAGGAAGAGACAGAGTCCTGGGCTCGTTTGTTGCGCGACCGCCATCAGGTCGAATCACATTTCCATCTGATGGGCCTGGACCTCGTCGTGGATGAGGACGCGGGCTACGCCTTTCTGCGCAATGAAGATACGAGCGAAGAAGAGGAAGAGCCGTCCGAGAGTCACGAGGGCGAAGCGCCGCTGCCACGATTGATGCGTCGCACGCCGCTGTCTTTTCTGCCGACGGTGCTGTTGACGGAGCTGCGCGAGCGCTTGCTGCGGCATGATCAATCCACCGATGGCACCGATTATCTCTACCTGGAATTTCGCGATATTCTGGAGTTTATGCGCCCCTATTGTGGCGAGACCGGTAACGAGCAAAAGATCGAGAAAAAGGTCAAAGCCGCCGTGGCACGCTTGGCGGAATTGTCCGCCCTGCGTCAAGTGCCCAACCGTAGCGAGGTGATCTATCGCGTCGAGCCGATCCTGCGGGCCAAGCTGCCTGTCGACCAGATCGAGGCGATTCGCAATCGTTTGAAAGCACACTTGGGCCAAGAGGATGTCGCCGAGGATGCGACGGAGGATGCCGACGAAGGCGAGATTGAAGCAACAGAGGAGGACGCAGAGGTATGAATCACGAACCACAAGCTACGCTAGAATTTGCACCCGATCGTTCCACGGCCGGATTTCGCTTACATCAATTTTCAGTTCTGAACTGGGGCACCTTTCATGGGCGCGTGCACAGTTTTGCGCCCGACGGCCGCACCAGTCTGTTGAGCGGTGGTAATGGTGCCGGTAAATCGACTTTGGCCGATGCGGTGCTCACCATCCTGATCGATAGCCGCAAGCGAAACTATAATCAGGCCTCGGCCGGCGGCGGTGAGCGTAAGCAAAAGAAAGAGCGTAACGAAAAGGACTATGTGCTCGGCACGTATTCCGAAGAGCACGATCAGGAGCGAGGCTACGGGCGTCCCAAGCAGCTGCGTAAAGCGGGGCAATCGGTCACTGTTCTGTTGGCTTATTTTTACAACGAAACTTATCAACAACATGTGACCTTGGCACAGGTGCTGTGGCTCACGCCGGCCAAGAAATTGGAGCGCGCCTATGTGGTGGCGAAGAAGAAACTGACCATCGAGGACGATTTCAAAGATCTGGGCAGTCCATCCGAGGTGCGGCAAAAACTGAAGGAGCGGGCACTGGAGCCCTTGGACACCTTTACGCTCTACTCGCAGCGCTTTCATGAGGCGCTTTGTCTGTCGGCGGAAAAGAATCCGATGGATATTTTCAATCAGGCGGTGTGCATCAAGGACATTAGTAACCTGACTAATTTCATTCGTGAATACATGCTGGACGACGGCGGCGCGCCCAAAAAACTGGAAGAGTTGCGCAATAACTTTGAGGAACTGCGCCGCACCTACGAGCGTATCGAGCGTGAGAAAAAACGTCTCGACCGGCTCAATGAAATTCACCGTCTCAATAACACCGTGCAGATCCAGGAGGATCAGGTCGACCATTGGACTGCTTGCATCGAGGCAGCGCCGTTGTTTTTCGCAGAGACCGAGTTGAAGTTTAGAACTGCGGATGCAGAAGAAATCGAACGCGAGTTGGTCAAAGCGCGGGCCGAGGAAATGTCCGAAGGTTTAAAAGTGGAGGCACAACAAGAACGCATCCAGCAGCTGACCATCGCGATTGAGTCCAGTGAGACCGGGCGTCGCCTACAGCAGATCAAGGCAGAGCTGGCGCAGTTGCAGCAACAGATTAAGCCACGCCAAGCGCGTTATAAACAGTTTATCGCGCGCGCCGAAAAGTGGCGCACGGGCACTGTCTGCCAAGCGGAAGCGGACTTTGTTGAGCTCTTGGCCGAAGCTCAGAAAGATGCCGAACGATTGGGTAAACGCTCTAAGGCCTTAGGGAAACAGCTGGATCAACTGCGGGCAGAATTGGAGCAGCTCACTTTGCAACAAGAGCAGATCAGTGCAGAGGTTCGCAGCCTACAAGAGCGGGAGGGCAATATCGACGACAAGCTTACTCGCATGCGCGACGGCATCGCCAAGGCCTTGAAAGTTAGCCCGAAGGAACTGCCCTTCGTCGGTGAGCTGGTGCAAATCAAAGAAAGCGAAGCCATCTGGACGGGTGCGATCGAACGACTGGTGCATAGCTTTGCACTCTGCGTGCTGGTGCCAGGGCGATTGCGCAAACAGATGGACGACTATGTGCACCGCACCAATCTGCGCGGGCTGTTGGTGTATCATGTGGTGGAGGGCGAAGCGCGCTCTACCAACCCGCAAGTAGAATCGGGCTCTGTGGCTACCAAGCTGGAGATTCATGCCGATGCGGGGGAGTTTGATCGTTGGCTGGCTGCCGAGCTTAGTTATCGTTATGATCATCTGTGCTGTGAGGCGCCGGACGAGTTGTTCAATCGCGCCAAGACGGCCATCACGGTTGGCGGCCTAATCAAGCAACGCGGCTCCGAGCGACGCAAGGACGACCGTCACGATATCAATGACCGCAGCCGCGATGTTTTGGGCTGGGATAATTCGACCAAGATCAAAGCGTTGCAAGCGCGCCATGCCGAGCAAGAGGTGACGCGCAGCGAACTCGTGGAGAATTTGCGTAAGCTGACTAACGAGAAAGATGGCATCGATACCGCCTTGCAGGCCGCGAAATCCTTGCCCGACATTGCCAGCGATTGGGATGCCGTGGATTACTTTAGCCCCGTGTTGACTCAGGATGAGCTCAAGGTCGAGCGCCAGCAGCTCGAATCCAGTTCAGACGAACAGAGTAGTTTACAGGCGCAACTCGAGGAGGCCAAGGCCGCCAAAGCACGCGCGAGCGAGAATAGCAAAAATGCGCGCGAACGCTTGGGGGCGTGGAAGGCGCGTCAGGAGCAAAACGAGAGCGGCATGCAGGACTGCCAGACGATTATTGATTTGGCCAACGAGAACCCCGAGCAAATGCAAGTCATGCAGGAGCGCTTGCCCGCGGTGAAAAAGCTACTCGAGATTCCGCCCACCAGTGTCGCGGCATTACAAACTGCAAAGTCGCAAATCAACAGCGAGCTGGATCGCAAGCGCAGTGAAGCCAACCGCAAACGCAATGATGCTGGCAACGCCGCCAAGTTAGAGATTCAGCGCTTCCTCGACGATGTCAAAAACGAGGAGCCCAAACTGCATGATGAACTTTATACCGATGGCCTCGCGGTTCCGGGATATAGTGAGTCCTTGTTCGCGCCCTTTGAAAAGCTGCGCATTCGCATCGAGGAGGAAGACCTGCCTAAAAATCAGCAACGTTTTAATCGCTTGCTACAGACCAATTTGATCGAAGACGTTTCGAGCTTTGATGGGCTGCTGAGTCAGCATGCGGAAACCATTAAGAACCGCATCGCCGATTTGAACTTACATTTGAAAGAAGTCGATTTCGACCGCAATAAACACACCTATATTCAGCTCGTTCCCGAGCGCACCGACGATGATAAACAGAAACGCTTTCGTGCGCTGCGTCAGTATGCTTTGGAAAATATCGTGCAGGAAGAGAACACCGACGAAGAGCGCTCCGAGCGCTTCAACCGCGTGCGTCACTTGCTGGACGAACTGAGCAAAGATGAGAAATGGACGCAGCAGGTTGTCGATGTTCGCAACTGGTTCAACTTCCGAGCCGACGAATTTTACCGTGAGACCGATGAAAGCTTCCAGTGTTATTCTGGTGCTTCCGGGAAGTCTGGCGGTGAAAAGAATCGACTCGCTTCCACCATTCTCGCCACCGCGATTGCTTATCAATATGGCATCTCGCTGAACAACGATCACCAGACCGAAACCTTCCGCTTGGTCGTGGTGGACGAAATGTTTAGTAAGACCGACGATGAGTTTTCGACTTATTTACTAGAGCTGTTTAAGCAGTTTAGCCTGCAACTGATCATCGTGCAGCCCTTGGACTCCAAGGTCCACCTGGTGCAGAAATATGTCGAACGCTATCATATTGTAACCCGGCCCAACGTGCATTCGGAAATTCATAATCTGGATGTTTATGAATATAAACAACTGATGGACGAAGTTGCGGACTCATGACCTTGGATGACTTACGCAATAAGGCCGCTCGCAAACTGAACGAAGTTTTGCGCGGTCTGATTGTGGGGGATTCTGTATTCCCTTTGCCAATACGTATCGCCAAACCCAAGACCACGGCGCCCCTGTCGGAGTGGCGTGCGATCGACAGTTTAATACGTTCGCAGAGCCGCGAGTCACTGGGCTTTGGTTATACCATCGAGTGGGCGACCGTGAATTCGAAGCGGCATGGCAAGAACGAGTTTCCCGTGCG
The nucleotide sequence above comes from Coraliomargarita algicola. Encoded proteins:
- a CDS encoding AURKAIP1/COX24 domain-containing protein; this translates as MGNLKKKRRLKMNNHKRRKRLKSNRHKKRTW
- a CDS encoding aminotransferase class IV, producing MSDIVIISPTECVMLAPTDAGFAHGFGLFETMRYDAGRLYFWQDHWARLTRSARHFTLDLPAEAAVLRALRQLVTSAAMQSGILKLSLLKHAEGSCLYVYARPPLPAPDRRCLWLDTDCPIGRRSLLAGHKTHNYMEAMCLLQRAREQGFYDALRLDDAGMLAETTTANLFFVRDGCLYTPALDTGILPGVTRAALLRATELGIVEGRFTPDDLFEAEAVFVTNATHGVQIVEGIDGFSGDRRLDLTGASQACQAIESVLVRAQAERAYQLI
- a CDS encoding DUF4194 domain-containing protein, with the translated sequence MNPSVITIRHVIVQLVRGPLYQEETESWARLLRDRHQVESHFHLMGLDLVVDEDAGYAFLRNEDTSEEEEEPSESHEGEAPLPRLMRRTPLSFLPTVLLTELRERLLRHDQSTDGTDYLYLEFRDILEFMRPYCGETGNEQKIEKKVKAAVARLAELSALRQVPNRSEVIYRVEPILRAKLPVDQIEAIRNRLKAHLGQEDVAEDATEDADEGEIEATEEDAEV
- the pabB gene encoding aminodeoxychorismate synthase component I produces the protein MKVLEIQNPPSVEALVECFGRQPLSFVLDSAQSNDGLGAWSFFGAHPFQTVTGDLDDLRQAMQAYPLESHPEIPFTGGAVGYLSYDYGRRLERVPCLAQDDRSIPDMSFALYDGVAALNHQSGVLYLIGHDVHMAADAVIERLRSIVGARLVTPASESACVTSESLPFCQTAAGVTSEAPTTGASAAMPACRGAWQWNFSKADFCTAVQRVRDYIASGDVYQVNLSQRARCTFEGDSIALYQALRRGNPAPYGAYLDLGDWQLISTSPEQFLQKRGRALETRPIKGTRPRGASAAEDLQQAAALRASEKDRAELLMIVDLERNDLGRIAEFGSVQVEGLYQLEHYARVIHQTARVKARLREGKDVYDALAALFPGGSITGAPKVRAMEIIEALEPTRRGAYCGSIGYIGFDGDAEFNIAIRSLHLKAGQLDYQVGGGIVWDSQPEAEYQETLDKARAIREAIDQLCQTSS
- a CDS encoding ATP-binding protein, which codes for MNHEPQATLEFAPDRSTAGFRLHQFSVLNWGTFHGRVHSFAPDGRTSLLSGGNGAGKSTLADAVLTILIDSRKRNYNQASAGGGERKQKKERNEKDYVLGTYSEEHDQERGYGRPKQLRKAGQSVTVLLAYFYNETYQQHVTLAQVLWLTPAKKLERAYVVAKKKLTIEDDFKDLGSPSEVRQKLKERALEPLDTFTLYSQRFHEALCLSAEKNPMDIFNQAVCIKDISNLTNFIREYMLDDGGAPKKLEELRNNFEELRRTYERIEREKKRLDRLNEIHRLNNTVQIQEDQVDHWTACIEAAPLFFAETELKFRTADAEEIERELVKARAEEMSEGLKVEAQQERIQQLTIAIESSETGRRLQQIKAELAQLQQQIKPRQARYKQFIARAEKWRTGTVCQAEADFVELLAEAQKDAERLGKRSKALGKQLDQLRAELEQLTLQQEQISAEVRSLQEREGNIDDKLTRMRDGIAKALKVSPKELPFVGELVQIKESEAIWTGAIERLVHSFALCVLVPGRLRKQMDDYVHRTNLRGLLVYHVVEGEARSTNPQVESGSVATKLEIHADAGEFDRWLAAELSYRYDHLCCEAPDELFNRAKTAITVGGLIKQRGSERRKDDRHDINDRSRDVLGWDNSTKIKALQARHAEQEVTRSELVENLRKLTNEKDGIDTALQAAKSLPDIASDWDAVDYFSPVLTQDELKVERQQLESSSDEQSSLQAQLEEAKAAKARASENSKNARERLGAWKARQEQNESGMQDCQTIIDLANENPEQMQVMQERLPAVKKLLEIPPTSVAALQTAKSQINSELDRKRSEANRKRNDAGNAAKLEIQRFLDDVKNEEPKLHDELYTDGLAVPGYSESLFAPFEKLRIRIEEEDLPKNQQRFNRLLQTNLIEDVSSFDGLLSQHAETIKNRIADLNLHLKEVDFDRNKHTYIQLVPERTDDDKQKRFRALRQYALENIVQEENTDEERSERFNRVRHLLDELSKDEKWTQQVVDVRNWFNFRADEFYRETDESFQCYSGASGKSGGEKNRLASTILATAIAYQYGISLNNDHQTETFRLVVVDEMFSKTDDEFSTYLLELFKQFSLQLIIVQPLDSKVHLVQKYVERYHIVTRPNVHSEIHNLDVYEYKQLMDEVADS
- a CDS encoding DUF3375 family protein, producing MSSIFDPYFAKSPTLKLLRSPSACFVLGFFFVSFKENGLTQIPEEDLEALLDRHLQEARAAEPDAMPRDAKYYLTQWCEESHRLLQKRFVEAQNSYVYQLTQFSEKALAWVEDLRRGDRRGYTTSDSRFTRIVSELRRIERETNANPEARRKELLKQRDEIDAELQQIRETGKVDTLDPAAVKDALHDLETDIDEFLSDFRSIEETFREQARDIQNLYLEQQLSKGDLVAHVLDADEALRNRDQGRSYFGFRESITSVENREELLALAKRAAELAQTHELDAHVFQQLPKRLYDEVSSVAGIYRRISGQLRRVVEEQTSQQTRYLMELLAEVRSLANACGDLPADEALHHWEEPVRFNNFMEVGTWEAPESTRFEEIDPDEARSVASLKDALGRIGKPLNLPKYRKRLTEVLEAQPQVSLRELVERYPIESGIVDVVAYVAVAGEGSQNVFYPETMQIDLKREVQPRYAELEKIVFIK